One Herbaspirillum rubrisubalbicans genomic window carries:
- a CDS encoding type I secretion system permease/ATPase gives MKSETVNDAAEDVGSAAVDTGLQCLMMMAKLHGIAADALQLQHQFGRQPFHLDTVLLAAKSLGMKARCVRTEMMRLDRIALPAMGIDRSGRFFLIGKLDQTQTPWRILIQQPGQSLRVMTSPEFEQFWSGQMVLLTSKASFAAEMAKFDFTWFIPSIVKYRKMIVEVLLLSLVLQIIGLVTPMFFQVVMDKVLVNNAMTTLNVIAIGLLAATVFEAVLTAIRTAVFARTSSKIDVELGARLFKHLLSLPISYFQARRAGDSIARIRELENIRTFLTSNAMTLVLDLVFSFIFIAVMFWYSVPLSLIVLASIPIYLLLSLIFTPILRARLNEKFNKGAENQAFLVETLTGMDTVKAMAVEPRWQQKWDQQLAAYVAAGLTTTNIGLVASGSVGLISKLVTVGIMWLGAKLVVENQLSVGELVAFNMLAGQVSSPILRLAQLWNDFQQVGISMSRLGDVLDARSEVAGQKTRIPKLAGAISFHQVCFRYRPDAQDVIRDVSLQVKPGEVIGIVGRSGSGKSTLTKLVQRLYVCDRGRVSVDGQDIAVIDTASLRQQIGVVLQENVLFSRSIRDNIALADPSLPIETIIAAARLAGAHDFICELPEGYDTLVGEHGSGLSGGQRQRIAIARALIGNPGILIFDEATSALDYESERVIQDNMRKICAGRTVLIIAHRLSAVRDAHRIIVMERGQIAESGRHEELLKIPNGIYAHLFQLQGDPQSQGVVPAAEAP, from the coding sequence GTGAAGAGCGAGACTGTGAATGATGCAGCCGAGGATGTGGGCAGCGCTGCTGTTGATACCGGACTGCAGTGTCTGATGATGATGGCCAAGCTGCATGGCATAGCCGCCGATGCGCTGCAATTGCAGCATCAGTTCGGTCGCCAGCCGTTCCATCTGGATACCGTCTTGTTGGCGGCGAAGTCGCTGGGTATGAAGGCCCGCTGCGTGCGCACGGAAATGATGCGACTGGATCGTATTGCGCTGCCAGCCATGGGCATCGACCGCAGCGGTCGATTTTTTCTGATCGGCAAACTGGATCAGACGCAGACCCCCTGGCGAATACTGATTCAACAACCTGGTCAATCGTTACGGGTGATGACCAGCCCGGAGTTCGAGCAGTTCTGGTCAGGTCAGATGGTCTTGCTGACCAGCAAGGCCAGCTTTGCCGCCGAGATGGCGAAGTTCGATTTCACTTGGTTCATCCCTTCCATCGTCAAGTATCGCAAGATGATCGTCGAGGTGCTGCTGCTGTCCCTGGTACTGCAGATCATTGGGCTGGTGACGCCGATGTTTTTCCAGGTGGTGATGGACAAGGTGCTGGTCAACAACGCCATGACCACGCTCAATGTGATTGCCATCGGTCTTCTGGCGGCCACCGTGTTCGAGGCCGTGTTGACGGCAATTCGAACGGCAGTCTTTGCCAGGACCAGCAGCAAGATTGATGTCGAGCTGGGGGCCCGGCTGTTCAAGCATCTCTTGAGCCTGCCCATCAGTTATTTCCAGGCCAGGCGCGCAGGCGACTCCATCGCCCGTATCCGGGAACTGGAGAATATCCGTACTTTCCTCACCAGCAATGCCATGACGCTGGTATTGGATCTGGTCTTTTCCTTCATCTTCATTGCAGTGATGTTTTGGTATAGCGTGCCGCTGAGCCTGATCGTGCTGGCTTCCATCCCCATCTACTTGCTGCTGTCACTGATCTTCACGCCGATTCTGCGCGCGCGTCTGAACGAGAAATTCAACAAGGGAGCGGAAAACCAGGCTTTCCTGGTGGAGACATTGACGGGCATGGATACCGTCAAGGCCATGGCCGTTGAGCCCCGTTGGCAGCAGAAGTGGGACCAGCAACTGGCGGCCTACGTGGCAGCGGGGCTAACGACCACCAACATCGGACTGGTGGCCAGCGGCAGCGTCGGTTTGATCAGTAAGTTGGTGACGGTTGGCATCATGTGGCTCGGCGCCAAGCTGGTGGTGGAAAACCAGCTATCGGTGGGCGAGCTGGTGGCCTTTAATATGCTGGCCGGCCAGGTTTCTTCACCTATCCTGCGTCTGGCGCAGCTCTGGAATGATTTTCAGCAGGTCGGCATTTCCATGAGCCGCCTGGGGGATGTGCTGGATGCGCGCTCCGAGGTGGCTGGCCAGAAGACACGCATACCCAAGCTGGCCGGCGCGATCAGCTTTCATCAGGTTTGCTTCCGTTATCGCCCCGATGCGCAAGACGTCATTCGCGATGTTTCCTTGCAGGTGAAACCGGGCGAGGTGATCGGCATCGTTGGTCGCTCCGGTTCAGGAAAAAGCACGCTGACCAAGCTGGTGCAGCGGCTCTATGTGTGTGACAGAGGCAGAGTGAGCGTCGATGGGCAGGATATTGCCGTCATCGACACGGCTTCGCTGCGCCAACAGATCGGCGTCGTACTACAGGAAAATGTGCTTTTTTCGCGCTCCATTCGTGACAATATCGCGCTGGCCGATCCTTCACTGCCCATCGAAACCATCATCGCGGCCGCCCGCCTGGCCGGCGCCCATGATTTCATCTGTGAATTGCCCGAGGGGTATGACACGCTGGTGGGAGAGCATGGGAGCGGATTGTCGGGCGGGCAGCGACAGCGTATCGCGATCGCCCGCGCCCTGATCGGTAATCCGGGCATCCTCATCTTCGATGAGGCCACCAGTGCCCTGGACTATGAGTCGGAACGGGTCATCCAGGACAACATGCGCAAGATCTGCGCCGGGCGCACGGTCCTGATCATTGCGCATCGACTCTCTGCCGTGCGGGATGCGCATCGCATCATCGTGATGGAGCGTGGCCAGATTGCCGAAAGTGGACGGCATGAGGAATTGCTCAAGATACCCAATGGTATCTACGCGCATCTGTTCCAGCTCCAAGGCGATCCTCAGTCACAGGGCGTGGTGCCAGCGGCGGAGGCGCCATGA
- a CDS encoding PLP-dependent aminotransferase family protein — protein MPKNSTLWVPKLKKGSGPLYLAIANAIAEDVATGQLQPEQRLPPQRKLAELLALDFTTVARAYTEAHRRGLVDSVVGRGTFVCGKRRPRIPRVTEGRPNVDMSMNMPPEPESSELVALMQAGWNKVNGKLRELMRYQDFGGSAEDREAGALWLRRRGLVVEPQRLLVTPGAQCALLAILTMLVGPGGVLCCEDVTYPGLRALAGQLGIKLVGLPMDNEGIDAVAFAGACAQYAPKALYCNPTLLNPTTCTTSLSRRQALVEIARHYEVAIIEDDAYGFLPRTAPPAIASLGSELTFYVTGLAKSVGAGLRIAYLVAPDASSAARLTASLRATTVMASPITSTLATHWIRDGVADLALANIRKESMARQKIAARILPEHSYASEPEAFHLWIKLRGGWQASSFAAQMRSSGIGVVASDAFAVSAAPEQAVRVCIGGIASRHDIQHALEVIRDALNEAPLARPAVV, from the coding sequence ATGCCCAAGAACAGCACCCTGTGGGTTCCCAAATTGAAGAAAGGCAGCGGCCCGCTCTACCTGGCCATTGCCAATGCGATTGCCGAGGATGTCGCCACCGGCCAACTGCAACCGGAACAGCGCCTGCCCCCGCAGCGCAAGCTGGCCGAGCTGCTGGCACTGGACTTCACCACCGTGGCGCGGGCCTATACCGAAGCACATCGACGCGGCCTGGTGGATTCGGTGGTGGGACGCGGCACCTTCGTCTGCGGCAAGCGCCGCCCGCGCATCCCGCGCGTGACCGAAGGCCGGCCCAATGTCGATATGTCGATGAACATGCCGCCCGAACCGGAATCGAGCGAACTGGTGGCCCTGATGCAGGCGGGCTGGAACAAAGTCAACGGCAAGCTGCGCGAGCTGATGCGCTACCAGGATTTCGGCGGTTCAGCGGAAGACCGCGAAGCCGGGGCACTGTGGCTGCGCCGGCGTGGACTGGTGGTGGAACCGCAACGGCTGCTGGTTACGCCCGGCGCACAGTGCGCGCTGCTGGCCATTCTCACCATGCTGGTAGGACCGGGCGGCGTGCTGTGCTGCGAGGATGTGACCTATCCCGGTCTGCGCGCTCTGGCCGGGCAACTGGGCATCAAGCTGGTCGGCTTGCCGATGGACAATGAAGGCATCGACGCCGTGGCCTTTGCCGGCGCCTGCGCGCAGTACGCGCCCAAGGCCTTGTACTGCAACCCTACCCTGCTCAACCCGACCACCTGCACCACCTCGCTCTCGCGCCGCCAGGCCCTGGTGGAAATTGCCCGTCATTATGAAGTGGCCATCATCGAGGATGATGCCTACGGCTTCCTGCCGCGCACTGCTCCCCCGGCCATCGCCAGCCTGGGCAGCGAGCTGACCTTCTACGTCACGGGTCTGGCCAAGAGTGTAGGAGCGGGCTTGCGCATCGCCTATCTGGTGGCGCCAGACGCCAGCTCGGCGGCACGCCTGACGGCATCCCTGCGCGCCACCACCGTGATGGCTTCGCCCATCACCTCCACGCTCGCCACACACTGGATCCGCGATGGCGTGGCCGACCTGGCGCTGGCCAACATCCGCAAGGAATCGATGGCGCGCCAGAAGATCGCCGCCCGCATCCTGCCCGAGCACAGCTATGCCTCGGAGCCGGAAGCATTTCATTTATGGATCAAGCTGCGCGGCGGCTGGCAGGCCAGCAGCTTTGCCGCGCAGATGCGTTCCTCAGGCATCGGCGTGGTGGCCAGCGACGCCTTTGCCGTGAGTGCCGCGCCCGAGCAGGCCGTGAGGGTATGCATCGGCGGCATTGCCAGCCGGCATGACATCCAACATGCGCTGGAAGTGATCCGCGATGCGCTCAATGAGGCGCCACTGGCGCGACCGGCGGTGGTCTAG
- a CDS encoding HlyD family type I secretion periplasmic adaptor subunit, translated as MSLRHRLQASHALWRRYYSVFRHFWTIRRSLKNDFFNQDEAQFLPAALALQEAPDSKSLRWTGRALMLIVVFALLWSIFGRMDIIVNATGKVIPSARTKTIASVDVSSVKALHVREGQAVRAGDVLIELDSSSSDAEHDKASDTVAQARLQAARASALILAVQNRRAPNLPAIDGVERYQWEAVSHQLDGQYQDFMARLRRMDEEIARYGAALPLASQRALDYQALVADQTVSRHAWLEREQARIDLKGQLAEAISQRASLIAQTLKEAHDARIEATRVIESAQQDQRRAREHSRLLKLIAPVSGTVQQLNVHTVGGVVAAAQPLMQIVPEDTEVEVEAFLENRDVGFLQVGQEARVKIDAFDYTKYGTLAARVRHVSRDAIPDEKRGLLYSTKIVLDKNTLVVDGKSLPVLAGMSVSVEIKTGTRRVIEYVLSPLMRHQREALNER; from the coding sequence ATGAGCTTACGCCACCGCCTGCAAGCAAGCCATGCGCTTTGGCGACGCTATTACTCGGTGTTCCGGCATTTCTGGACTATCCGCCGCAGTCTGAAAAACGATTTCTTCAATCAGGATGAGGCTCAATTCCTGCCAGCCGCGTTGGCCCTGCAGGAAGCGCCGGACTCCAAGTCCTTGCGCTGGACTGGCCGCGCGCTCATGCTCATCGTGGTCTTTGCCCTGCTCTGGTCGATCTTTGGCCGGATGGACATCATCGTCAACGCCACCGGCAAGGTCATCCCGTCTGCGCGGACCAAGACCATTGCCTCGGTGGATGTGTCGAGCGTGAAAGCACTGCATGTGCGCGAAGGTCAGGCTGTACGTGCGGGGGATGTGCTGATCGAACTTGATTCCAGCAGCAGTGACGCCGAACACGACAAGGCCTCCGATACGGTAGCCCAGGCCCGCTTGCAAGCTGCGCGTGCCAGCGCGCTGATACTCGCGGTGCAGAACCGGCGCGCGCCAAACCTGCCTGCGATCGATGGCGTAGAACGGTATCAATGGGAGGCGGTCAGTCACCAACTGGATGGCCAGTATCAGGATTTCATGGCGCGCTTGCGGCGCATGGATGAGGAGATTGCACGCTATGGCGCGGCGCTGCCATTGGCCAGCCAGAGGGCTCTGGACTATCAGGCATTGGTGGCCGATCAGACCGTGTCGCGTCATGCATGGCTGGAACGAGAACAGGCCAGGATAGACCTCAAAGGCCAACTGGCCGAAGCGATTAGCCAACGTGCTTCACTGATCGCACAGACCCTCAAGGAGGCCCATGATGCCCGTATCGAAGCCACTCGCGTGATCGAATCAGCACAGCAGGATCAGCGGCGGGCAAGGGAGCACAGTCGCTTGCTCAAGTTGATCGCCCCAGTCAGCGGAACGGTGCAGCAGCTCAATGTGCATACGGTCGGTGGCGTCGTTGCTGCCGCACAGCCCTTGATGCAGATCGTGCCGGAAGACACGGAGGTGGAGGTGGAAGCTTTCCTGGAAAACCGTGATGTCGGTTTCTTGCAGGTCGGCCAGGAGGCACGCGTCAAGATCGATGCGTTTGATTACACCAAGTACGGCACGCTTGCGGCCAGGGTGCGTCACGTCTCACGAGATGCCATCCCGGATGAGAAGCGTGGTCTGCTCTACTCGACCAAGATCGTGCTGGACAAGAATACCTTGGTGGTGGATGGCAAGAGTTTGCCGGTATTGGCAGGCATGAGCGTGAGTGTCGAGATCAAGACCGGGACGCGGCGCGTGATCGAATATGTGCTCTCGCCACTGATGCGGCATCAACGGGAGGCGCTCAATGAGCGTTGA
- a CDS encoding TolC family protein, producing the protein MNVDAVSRKLLAAIALSTPGLLAVLVATTSAPAQGAEPQRFDPLLARPPELDKGKLLPGDDQMLVCQSTSFRPDKVLNLADAVDLALCYQPQVQASWAAIKLQAAQLGEARAAYLPSLSAGASQYRDNSSSTQGSSKRSIGTLYATLTWRLLDFGGRTANQRAADVLLQAALASQDAALQKAMANAVGLYYDAHSARAAQQARERSLALARQVLETAIKREQRGVGALPETLQARTFVARAELELARAIGQHKRALVALAVGLGLLGESEDVPALTLSSEVEEDPLGLEQNLPAWLQSARQYHPAILAARAQVEAAREKVKVARSEGLPTLDMSASRFVNGRPNQGGGNRGDRETVVGLNLNIPVFEGFARNYKVDGAHAQVEQREAELRDVQAQVLGDLAITYAEATTALRSLASSRSLLEVAQRAVDSVRRKYDVGAADIVEMLNAQSALNDAELERIRSLSDWRSARLRLLANAGEMGRASLAAAARR; encoded by the coding sequence ATGAACGTTGATGCCGTCTCCCGCAAGCTGCTGGCCGCCATCGCACTGAGCACGCCGGGATTGCTCGCAGTGCTGGTGGCGACCACGTCAGCCCCGGCCCAGGGCGCCGAGCCGCAACGCTTCGACCCCTTGCTGGCGCGCCCGCCCGAACTGGACAAGGGCAAGCTCTTACCGGGGGACGACCAGATGCTGGTCTGCCAGAGCACGTCCTTCCGGCCGGACAAGGTATTGAACCTGGCCGATGCAGTGGATCTGGCGCTGTGCTACCAGCCGCAGGTCCAGGCCAGTTGGGCCGCCATCAAACTGCAGGCGGCCCAGCTCGGTGAAGCGCGGGCCGCCTATCTGCCCAGCCTCTCGGCCGGCGCCAGTCAATATCGCGACAACAGCAGTTCGACCCAGGGCAGCAGCAAGCGCTCCATCGGTACGCTCTATGCCACGCTGACCTGGCGCCTGCTCGACTTCGGCGGTCGCACAGCCAACCAGCGTGCCGCCGATGTCTTGCTGCAAGCGGCCTTGGCCAGCCAGGATGCAGCCTTGCAGAAGGCCATGGCCAACGCGGTCGGGCTGTACTACGACGCGCACAGCGCGCGCGCCGCGCAGCAGGCGCGCGAGCGCAGTCTGGCACTGGCGCGCCAGGTGCTGGAGACGGCTATCAAGCGTGAGCAGCGCGGCGTCGGCGCCTTGCCGGAGACCTTGCAGGCGCGCACCTTCGTGGCCCGCGCCGAACTGGAACTGGCGCGTGCCATCGGCCAGCACAAGCGCGCGCTGGTGGCGCTGGCCGTTGGCCTGGGTCTGTTGGGCGAGTCCGAGGATGTTCCTGCGCTCACTCTGTCCTCCGAGGTCGAGGAAGATCCGCTGGGGCTGGAGCAGAACCTGCCGGCCTGGCTGCAATCGGCCAGGCAATATCATCCCGCCATCCTGGCCGCGCGAGCCCAGGTGGAAGCGGCCCGCGAAAAAGTGAAGGTGGCCCGCTCCGAAGGCTTGCCCACCCTGGACATGAGCGCCAGCCGTTTCGTCAATGGCCGTCCCAACCAGGGCGGCGGCAATCGGGGCGATCGCGAGACGGTGGTGGGCCTGAATCTGAACATTCCGGTGTTCGAAGGCTTTGCCCGCAACTACAAGGTCGATGGCGCGCACGCCCAGGTCGAACAGCGCGAGGCCGAGCTGCGGGATGTCCAGGCCCAGGTGCTGGGCGACCTGGCCATCACCTATGCCGAGGCCACCACGGCCTTGCGCAGTCTGGCCTCTTCGCGCAGCTTGCTGGAAGTGGCGCAGCGCGCGGTGGACTCGGTGCGGCGCAAATACGATGTGGGCGCAGCCGATATCGTCGAGATGCTCAATGCGCAATCGGCCTTGAACGATGCCGAGCTGGAACGTATCCGTTCGCTCTCGGACTGGCGCTCGGCGCGGCTGCGCTTGCTGGCCAATGCGGGGGAGATGGGGCGTGCCAGTTTGGCTGCTGCTGCGCGCCGTTGA
- a CDS encoding MSMEG_0572/Sll0783 family nitrogen starvation response protein, translating into MPAVTQAAHAPGDFLVDYEEKVFEDVKAQPGEKALVTFHTVAFEGSIGFVNLLQATRLKRKGFETSILLYGPGVTLGVQRGFPTLGDEAFPGHQNFNKQIVKFMEEGGKVYACRFALQALYGHGEPSLIPGIRPINPLDVLDLVLLHRRDNAFILDTWTL; encoded by the coding sequence ATGCCCGCAGTCACTCAAGCCGCCCACGCCCCCGGCGATTTCCTGGTGGATTATGAAGAGAAGGTGTTCGAAGACGTCAAAGCCCAGCCGGGTGAAAAAGCACTGGTGACCTTCCATACCGTGGCCTTCGAAGGCTCGATCGGTTTCGTCAACCTGCTGCAGGCCACGCGCTTGAAGCGCAAGGGTTTCGAGACCTCCATCCTGCTCTATGGCCCGGGCGTGACCCTGGGCGTGCAGCGCGGTTTTCCGACACTGGGCGACGAAGCCTTCCCCGGCCACCAGAACTTCAACAAGCAGATCGTCAAGTTCATGGAAGAGGGCGGCAAGGTCTATGCCTGCCGCTTCGCCCTGCAGGCGCTGTACGGTCATGGCGAGCCTTCGCTGATCCCGGGCATCCGTCCCATCAATCCGCTGGACGTACTGGATCTGGTGTTGCTGCATCGTCGCGACAACGCCTTCATTCTCGACACCTGGACCCTGTAA
- a CDS encoding TolC family protein, producing MSVERIGMAGWVALVFCLAVKPALAESALHLATPWEDPLLSRPPELDHGKILPGDRSTYACSPSQPAAGMVLPLAQAVDWALCHNAQVQMAWANIKIQAAQVGEARAAYLPTLSAGVNQSSTHAEYADNAFQVNRRQSNRSHYYTLTWRLLDAGARSAKRRAADALLDAASASHDAAIQRLLTSVISLYFEAQTASANLVARQRGESLARETLAVARRREARGLGAKTDTLQAQTSLAKAELERARAMGQYKKALTALMVVIGLQAQDVPGMALAADMEDEQSTLEQDLADWLEAARQQHPAILAARSRLEAARNKLEATRADGLPTVDLSASRYFNGRPNQAGTLTQGRETVVGVSLNIPLFDGFSHTYKVRGAQGQIELKEAELRETQSQILGDIAVAHAEATAALASLVSSQALLDAARHALENVQRRYDRGIADIVEMLNVQAALADAEQERVRSLADWRSARLRLLASAGTLGRSAIAPLRQP from the coding sequence ATGAGCGTTGAACGCATTGGAATGGCGGGCTGGGTGGCCCTGGTCTTCTGCCTGGCGGTCAAGCCAGCCTTGGCCGAATCGGCGCTGCATCTTGCCACGCCATGGGAAGACCCCTTGTTATCGCGACCGCCCGAGCTGGATCATGGCAAGATCCTGCCGGGCGATAGATCCACCTACGCGTGCAGTCCGTCCCAGCCAGCCGCAGGGATGGTGTTGCCCTTGGCTCAGGCGGTTGATTGGGCGCTGTGCCACAATGCCCAGGTCCAAATGGCTTGGGCCAATATCAAGATTCAGGCCGCCCAGGTGGGCGAGGCGCGAGCCGCCTATCTGCCGACGTTGAGTGCAGGCGTCAATCAATCCTCGACGCACGCCGAGTACGCCGACAACGCATTCCAGGTCAATCGCCGTCAGTCCAATCGTTCGCACTATTACACGCTGACCTGGCGCTTGCTCGACGCGGGCGCCAGAAGTGCCAAGCGCAGGGCTGCCGACGCCTTGCTGGATGCGGCCTCCGCCAGCCATGACGCAGCCATTCAGCGTCTTTTGACCAGCGTGATCAGTCTCTATTTTGAAGCGCAAACGGCCTCGGCCAACCTGGTGGCGCGTCAGCGCGGGGAATCCTTGGCGCGCGAGACGCTGGCCGTGGCACGGCGGCGCGAAGCGCGCGGGCTTGGCGCGAAAACAGACACATTGCAGGCACAGACGTCTTTGGCCAAGGCCGAATTGGAGCGTGCCCGGGCCATGGGCCAATACAAGAAAGCGCTGACTGCACTGATGGTGGTCATCGGTTTGCAAGCGCAGGATGTGCCAGGTATGGCGCTGGCCGCTGATATGGAAGATGAACAATCCACGCTTGAACAGGATCTTGCCGACTGGTTGGAAGCAGCCCGCCAGCAGCATCCCGCCATCCTCGCCGCACGCTCGCGGCTGGAAGCAGCGCGTAACAAGCTCGAAGCGACCCGCGCCGATGGCCTGCCTACGGTGGATCTGAGCGCGAGCCGCTATTTCAATGGCCGTCCCAATCAGGCCGGCACGCTCACGCAAGGCCGGGAGACCGTGGTCGGGGTCAGTCTCAATATTCCCCTGTTCGACGGTTTCTCCCACACCTACAAAGTACGCGGGGCGCAGGGACAGATCGAACTCAAAGAGGCGGAACTCAGAGAGACCCAGTCGCAAATCCTGGGCGATATTGCCGTTGCTCATGCCGAGGCAACGGCGGCACTGGCCAGCCTGGTGTCATCGCAAGCATTGCTGGATGCTGCACGACATGCCTTGGAGAACGTGCAACGCAGATACGACAGGGGAATCGCCGATATCGTGGAAATGCTCAATGTCCAGGCGGCGCTGGCAGATGCTGAACAGGAGCGCGTGCGCTCGTTGGCAGACTGGCGCTCTGCGCGTCTGCGTCTGCTGGCCAGTGCCGGTACGCTGGGTCGATCGGCGATTGCGCCGTTACGCCAACCCTGA
- a CDS encoding calcium-binding protein, with amino-acid sequence MQPSSSHFSNGRTQSSRATSPSRPVVTAGATGLAQSFSRESLAPAGAFTESRSPVVDHTQVLAGKTLRIFNSANQAMTASQLAALDKNGDGKLSGAELNGLNAWTDANEDGRGDIGELTTLSAALARAGLSGIHSSEFAYYVAGNAVYGGAAPASNYRTLRDTDNVYRIASGQTISFQPNQIKINNGNRSYLIGTDGNDRFDASYYAAFHGRYFDTNLLVNFLAGGGDDLMGGSSRSDNLWGGTGNDTLLGYEGDDRLYGEEGNDQLQGGAGRDLLDGGQGDDLLIGGDGDDQLYGESGNDRLFGGAGDDVLYGGAGDDILVGGVASDQSALAAGAADNNFLYGGAGNDVLIGGVGNDYLDGGSGADTMQGGKGDDIYVVNSAGDSILELSGEGYDRVNAAGSYVLNANIEELRLLEGGNSNATGNSLNNRLIGNSGDNILDGVTGADVMLGGQGNDTYYVDNAGDVVVELAGEGVDVVNSRVSCTLAANVENLTLLDYSKAQKGSVDGVATLVYGYPKAYELDYRQGDAVARYQGTCGLTSIANLITQSDRSLTEAQVVQRAIDNRWCITDNSVDDGSRGGTTIVDQRALLNSYGVRNGAFAGYDEQILSNLIKAGQGVLLAVNAGKLWNDNRYVGSGSVNHMVTLTGVACDASSGAINGFYIADSGRGLVSDMTRYLSLADFKNMANVTNAYSLYTVDAIKLREENINATGNALTNTLVGNRGNNIINGGLGNDTLVGLAGNDVYQFARGDGQDLVVDNDATAGNLDVLQLSGINQTNLWFKHVGDDLQINVMGSTDQISIKDWYQGGSSGKDNRIERIRTAEGFTMYDTDVERLVQAMAAFAPPAATQTSWSSGQTSNGKVLMTVTH; translated from the coding sequence GTGCAACCATCCAGCAGCCATTTCTCCAATGGCCGTACCCAAAGCAGCAGAGCCACTTCCCCCAGCCGACCAGTCGTTACCGCGGGAGCTACTGGCCTGGCGCAAAGTTTTTCACGCGAATCCCTGGCACCGGCGGGTGCCTTTACCGAAAGCCGCTCGCCGGTGGTCGACCATACGCAGGTTCTTGCCGGCAAGACCTTGCGCATCTTCAATAGCGCCAACCAGGCAATGACCGCGAGCCAACTGGCCGCGCTCGACAAGAATGGTGACGGCAAGCTCAGCGGCGCCGAGTTGAATGGCTTGAATGCTTGGACCGATGCTAACGAGGACGGGCGCGGTGACATCGGCGAATTGACCACGCTGTCCGCGGCGCTGGCAAGGGCCGGTCTGTCCGGCATCCATTCCAGCGAATTCGCCTATTACGTCGCCGGCAATGCGGTCTATGGCGGTGCCGCTCCGGCCAGCAACTACCGTACCCTGCGGGATACGGACAATGTGTATCGGATCGCCAGCGGCCAGACCATCTCCTTCCAGCCCAATCAGATCAAGATCAACAATGGCAATCGCAGCTATCTGATCGGCACGGACGGTAACGACAGGTTCGATGCCAGCTATTACGCTGCTTTTCATGGCCGCTACTTCGACACCAATTTGCTGGTCAATTTCCTGGCGGGCGGCGGCGATGATCTGATGGGCGGCAGTAGCCGTAGCGATAACCTGTGGGGTGGTACCGGCAATGACACCCTGCTTGGCTACGAGGGCGACGACCGCTTATATGGCGAAGAAGGCAATGACCAGTTGCAAGGCGGCGCCGGGAGGGATTTGCTCGACGGTGGTCAAGGTGATGATCTGCTCATCGGCGGCGATGGCGATGATCAACTCTACGGTGAGAGCGGCAATGATCGCCTCTTCGGTGGGGCCGGCGATGACGTGCTCTACGGCGGCGCTGGAGACGATATCCTGGTCGGCGGTGTGGCTTCCGATCAGAGTGCGCTTGCCGCTGGCGCGGCCGACAACAATTTCTTGTATGGCGGTGCCGGTAACGACGTGCTCATCGGCGGCGTAGGCAACGATTATCTCGACGGTGGCAGTGGCGCCGATACCATGCAGGGCGGAAAAGGTGATGACATCTATGTGGTCAACAGTGCCGGCGATTCCATCCTGGAATTGAGCGGCGAAGGCTATGACCGGGTCAACGCAGCCGGCAGCTACGTTCTCAATGCCAACATCGAAGAACTGCGCCTGCTGGAGGGCGGCAATAGCAACGCTACCGGCAATAGTTTGAACAACCGCTTGATCGGCAATAGCGGTGACAATATTCTCGACGGCGTGACCGGGGCAGACGTGATGCTGGGCGGTCAGGGCAACGATACCTACTACGTGGACAATGCCGGTGACGTGGTCGTCGAGCTTGCCGGAGAAGGTGTGGACGTGGTCAATTCCCGTGTCAGTTGCACCCTCGCTGCCAATGTCGAGAATCTGACCCTGCTGGACTACTCCAAGGCCCAGAAGGGTTCGGTGGACGGTGTTGCCACCCTGGTCTACGGTTATCCCAAGGCCTATGAACTCGACTATCGCCAGGGCGATGCAGTGGCGCGCTACCAGGGTACCTGCGGCTTGACCAGTATCGCCAACCTGATTACCCAGTCGGATCGCTCGCTGACGGAGGCACAGGTAGTTCAGCGCGCCATCGATAACCGCTGGTGCATCACCGACAACTCGGTCGACGATGGTTCGCGCGGTGGTACCACCATCGTCGACCAGCGTGCCTTGCTCAACAGCTATGGCGTGCGTAACGGCGCCTTCGCTGGCTATGACGAGCAGATCTTGAGCAATCTGATCAAGGCCGGCCAGGGTGTGCTGCTGGCCGTCAACGCCGGCAAGCTGTGGAACGACAACCGCTATGTAGGCAGCGGTAGCGTCAATCATATGGTGACCTTGACGGGGGTTGCGTGCGACGCCTCCAGCGGCGCCATCAATGGCTTCTACATTGCCGATTCCGGCCGCGGGCTGGTCAGTGACATGACCCGCTATCTCTCGCTGGCAGACTTCAAGAACATGGCCAACGTCACCAACGCCTACAGCCTCTACACCGTCGATGCGATCAAGCTGCGCGAAGAGAACATCAATGCCACCGGCAATGCCTTGACCAACACCCTGGTGGGCAATCGCGGCAACAACATCATCAACGGCGGCTTGGGCAACGATACCCTGGTGGGACTGGCGGGTAATGATGTGTATCAGTTCGCACGAGGAGATGGCCAGGATCTGGTGGTCGACAATGACGCCACCGCCGGTAACCTCGATGTGCTGCAATTGAGCGGCATCAACCAGACCAACCTGTGGTTCAAGCATGTGGGTGACGACCTGCAGATCAATGTCATGGGGAGTACTGATCAGATCTCGATCAAGGACTGGTATCAGGGAGGCAGCAGCGGCAAGGACAACCGTATCGAGCGTATCAGGACCGCCGAGGGCTTCACGATGTACGACACCGATGTCGAGCGCCTGGTGCAAGCCATGGCGGCCTTTGCGCCGCCAGCGGCAACCCAGACCAGCTGGAGCTCGGGCCAGACCAGCAATGGAAAAGTGCTGATGACTGTCACGCACTGA